The nucleotide window TAGcctacagtacttgagtaaatttacttggttacataataataacaataatgcattttatttatagagtgcttTTCATAATAATCAAAGACgcttaacagaaacaaaaacaaagtctaaTCCACGGAGCATtgaatatattgaaaataattcattttttgttttttgttttcacctaaaaacattaagtcatcatgacaaaaatctttaaagggttaatatttaaagggttcaaattctaaaaattaataaacatttgatatttctgattaagttttggtcaaaaaaaaaaaaaaacctcattgaaagtagaaaaaaaataaacatgttatttttttaaaacttgactgatcgatacgagtgtgtgtgatgttaaagGGCCCGAAAGGGTTAAACCAAAAGAAGGGGAGGGTTTATCAAACTGctggactgtccctttaatagtCGAGGTGTACTGACCGATCCCGCCAGGTGAGCAGAGGCTGCTGACGTCTGCGGCCGAAGAGGAGAAATCTTCATaatcatcgtcatcatcgtctGCTGCTGAAACACGATCAGCTGGAAAAGAGACACAACAGTCAGCACATTCCCTGCTCCGCCTCttcagtttataaaaaaatgcacaaatacagaaaaaaatgttatccaaaattttataagaaaaaaacaaacatatttttaaatgaaaaaagcaaaattaaaaaaatctgcaaaaaaataaaaaaaataaagaaaaaaatcagacaaattaaaGTACACATGcatgtttccctttaaaaaatattgccattttattCTTCTCCTCTTCTAATCTTCtgtttataaagaaaaaaattacagaaatatggagaaaaaatgttattgaaaattaaattacaaaaaaaatgtttgaagaaaaaacaaatcaaacaaatgtttacattaaagtttcttttttaaaaaaacaaaagaggaaatttcagaaaaaatcaaaattcttaaagaacaaatgcatgtgttttttggttttttttttaaatattgcaatttttattgccctcctcctcctcctcctcacctggcAGCAGGTGATACTCTCCGCTGTGGCTCAGTGACGGAGGCCCCTCCCCCGGCATGTGATTGGCTGGTGTCGCTGTGTCGTAGATGGGCGTGGCAGATAGCGCTTTGGCTCGCGGTCTGACGGTGCTGTAGACGGGAGCTCCAGACGCGCCTGCAGTGTCGTTGTCATAGTGATGGGAGGAGGGCAGCGTCCTAAGGGTTAATGAGCATCATGTTGAGTGTTTATGAGGATTTCAGTTTTATGCCTCCGCGACCAAAATACGATTTACATCCATAACCGTGTCCACTCATGAAGAAATGACAGATGACAAAACTTAAAACATGGATGTTGCTGCGAAGAAgctaaaaatcctaaaatctggacgcttcagacacaaacagaatcattcagcacagtttacaaatcaaatcaagtgtCAAATCATTTCCTCCCCTTCTGTTTCAGAAACATGACGTTAAAAAtgtccaatgttttttttttaacagatgcGCATGTTATAGTGAAAttacagctccaaaaatatatctACAGTGGaggataaataaacaaatacttaaatcataaaaactaactacttttttccatatttgaatatttctaattctttttatttatccagttattttttatttaatttaattttgatcaTATCTTTTAATCTCCCAGCTAATTTTAAGATCATGTTCTGGTcaccttttaatttaatttttctttgttgaaagtttcttgttaagttgttcaatatattttttgccatgttttttaaagaaatcaaaccaattttgtcAGGTTTCCGAGGTTTAAAcggtaaaaggcgtctgaatgcagttTTAAAGACGCCTCACTGTGATctttaattaaaacagaaaacgaCAGGCCGCCGTGTTTCGTGCTGCCTGACATTGATGTGAGGAGGAAGTCAAGGTATTTGTTTACCTGCTGGATCTGGGCGTGGCTACGACGGAGTAGGCGGGGTCTGACGGCGGAGGAAGTTTGGGTTTGTTGACCACCGCGTACGTGTCACTCATGTTGGCCTGCTGGGACTGACTGCACACATTAGGAGAAGAGAGACGACGACAAATAAAGAGTTTCAGCACAAATATGTTTCTGTGCAGATTACATAAatgagaaagaagaaataaaagaaaaacataaagacataaattaATGTGAGCGGACGAAGACAAAAGACCTTCAGACTGATCACAAACTGCCCTTCAGAATAAAATGTGCTCAGattagagaaaaaacaaagggGGAAGTTTTGTGTTGAGCTGTTTAACCTTTAAATAGTTCCTCTAATGTAAAATACAtcagaataaaacatgacaacaaacgGCGGCAGATTTTACATTGCTGGGACTGTgttcatttgggtttttttgcatcttaTTGATCatatttattgtgtgtgttttttttactttatggcAATTTACAGCAATAAACAGGCAATTAACACTGCAGAGCAAACGGCAAACTGCACGTGAGTAAAAATTCACCACATCACAGGAGTTGACTTACATACACAGCAGATGTACATATATGTACCCATGTATACACCTTTCATAGCTCATatgcacacattcatacatCTTCCACATATGAAGACATACATGCagacatacatgcatacatcttttacttttttttttttttttaactctttccccgcTATTGATGAGGTTTTCCGTCAGTCGGTGTTTTCTCTGTAgtgtaggggacactgttacggatgttacgcaataaaacaacatttctacatccaaaaacaaacgaacaagaagatctaaggtcccagggtgacggaGGAGAGGACTG belongs to Plectropomus leopardus isolate mb unplaced genomic scaffold, YSFRI_Pleo_2.0 unplaced_scaffold15626, whole genome shotgun sequence and includes:
- the LOC121964438 gene encoding tyrosine-protein phosphatase non-receptor type 18-like translates to MSDTYAVVNKPKLPPPSDPAYSVVATPRSSRTLPSSHHYDNDTAGASGAPVYSTVRPRAKALSATPIYDTATPANHMPGEGPPSLSHSGEYHLLPADRVSAADDDDDDYEDFSSSAADVSSLCSPGGIGFNCRVQKPRGPRDPPAEWSRLER